The Ensifer canadensis genome has a segment encoding these proteins:
- a CDS encoding quinone oxidoreductase family protein: protein MRAVVMNEIGGTEVMEFVDLPEPVATPGHVVVEVAAAGVNFMDIGVRQGMAWTDSPNPKILGVEGAGRIVALGDGVDGFAIGDRVAWVYAPGSYASHVLISTDALVRLPDTIDDKTAASLMMQGLTASHFATDFYPIQPGDTALVHAAAGGVGLLLTQIVRLRGGHVIGRVSSTDKVDVAKAAGANHVIVDTEGKFAAEVLRLTGGEGASVVYDGSGPKTFQGSLAALRRSGTFCWYGPVLGGPGPLDIMGLPKSIKIGYATFFDHISTPELLRARTEQLFRWIHDGSLKLHVGGTYALSDAARAHADMESRATTGKLLLIPTQRGSA, encoded by the coding sequence ATGAGAGCCGTGGTTATGAATGAAATCGGTGGCACCGAGGTGATGGAATTTGTCGATCTCCCAGAACCGGTCGCCACCCCGGGGCATGTGGTGGTCGAAGTCGCGGCCGCAGGCGTGAACTTCATGGATATCGGCGTGCGCCAGGGCATGGCGTGGACAGACAGCCCCAACCCGAAAATTCTCGGCGTCGAGGGTGCAGGACGCATCGTCGCGCTTGGTGATGGGGTCGATGGTTTCGCTATCGGAGACCGGGTCGCCTGGGTCTACGCGCCAGGAAGCTATGCCTCGCACGTCCTGATCTCAACGGATGCGCTCGTGCGCCTTCCCGATACTATCGATGACAAGACAGCAGCCTCCCTCATGATGCAAGGATTGACCGCGAGCCACTTCGCCACCGATTTCTACCCGATCCAGCCTGGAGACACCGCACTCGTGCATGCTGCGGCGGGTGGCGTCGGCCTGCTGCTGACACAGATCGTCCGGCTGAGGGGTGGACATGTGATCGGCCGCGTTTCGTCGACCGACAAGGTGGACGTCGCAAAAGCGGCTGGCGCGAACCACGTTATCGTCGACACGGAGGGGAAGTTTGCCGCTGAAGTTTTGCGTCTCACCGGGGGAGAAGGTGCAAGCGTCGTCTATGACGGTTCCGGTCCCAAGACCTTTCAGGGGTCGCTCGCAGCACTTCGTCGCTCCGGCACATTCTGCTGGTATGGGCCGGTGCTTGGCGGTCCGGGGCCACTCGACATCATGGGCCTGCCGAAGAGCATCAAGATCGGCTATGCGACATTCTTCGATCACATCAGTACGCCCGAACTTCTTCGCGCCCGCACCGAGCAGTTGTTCCGTTGGATTCACGATGGGTCGCTCAAGCTGCACGTCGGTGGAACCTACGCGCTTTCTGATGCCGCCCGTGCTCATGCCGACATGGAAAGCCGGGCGACCACCGGCAAGCTATTGCTGATCCCCACGCAAAGGGGTTCAGCATAG
- a CDS encoding TetR/AcrR family transcriptional regulator, with protein MARNKEFDREQALDDAIEVFREHGFEGTSTQMLVRAMKIGRQSLYDTFGDKWKLYCLAVERYAAAETEAHIAMLRGAPRAQDGIRAMMDRVVENASRACLGVNSVCEFGQNRPDLTAIHQAADRRLKHAAKQCISEAQAQGDLDATLSTEETADFLFANVAGIRIAARGGAGPKELKALARIALRVVT; from the coding sequence ATGGCAAGGAACAAGGAATTCGATCGAGAGCAGGCGCTGGATGACGCCATCGAGGTGTTTCGCGAACACGGTTTCGAAGGCACGTCCACCCAAATGCTCGTCCGTGCGATGAAGATTGGCCGGCAGAGTCTTTATGATACGTTCGGCGACAAGTGGAAGCTCTACTGCCTTGCTGTCGAACGCTACGCCGCTGCGGAAACGGAAGCCCACATCGCCATGCTGCGCGGTGCGCCGCGTGCCCAGGACGGCATTCGGGCGATGATGGACCGAGTGGTCGAAAATGCTTCACGGGCCTGTCTTGGCGTGAACTCGGTCTGCGAGTTCGGCCAGAACCGACCTGACCTAACGGCAATTCATCAGGCTGCTGATCGGCGATTGAAGCATGCCGCCAAGCAATGCATCAGCGAGGCTCAGGCGCAAGGGGATCTCGACGCAACGCTTTCCACGGAAGAGACTGCCGATTTCCTCTTCGCCAATGTTGCCGGCATCCGCATCGCTGCGCGCGGCGGCGCGGGGCCAAAAGAGCTCAAGGCCCTAGCCAGGATCGCGCTTCGGGTAGTGACATGA
- a CDS encoding hybrid sensor histidine kinase/response regulator encodes MTQIPDPVTSLALVFTPQGRDADVANRLLGEIGIACAIASDLPQFAQSLNDDTFFAVATEEALRFSDLRQLTSWINNQPSWSDLPFIILTHRGGSPERNPAAARLSELFGNVTFLERPFNAVTFASVARTAIRGRRRQYEARARIEELREGESRLQTALLAGRLGTWELELDSMRFAASDTCKAIFGRPATMAFSYEEALSSIHGDDKERVLNAVKESIDSGRDYAIDHRTLWPDGSVHWTEIRARVVSDKSGHPERLVGVSSDITDRKRYEDQLRDLNDTLEERVAQRTAELSRAHDTLLAEVAQRERAEQHLRHAQKMEAIGQLTGGVAHDFNNLLMAVMGNLDLLRKHLANNPKAARLLEGAMQGARRGAALTQRLLAFARRQDLQVEPVDLEKLIRGMTDLLERSIGSAIALRLNLTNGLPHALVDGNQVELALLNLAVNARDAMPDGGSLVVELDLAQSMPEDGLALGSYLRISVTDTGHGMDGETLKKAIDPFFSTKELGKGTGLGLSMIHGLAVQLNGKFQLFSAPGHGTKAEIWFPSTTQKIEDKGMDLTPAQPGVTARAKILVVDDDALIAMSTVDMLEDLGHEVLEANSGARALELLGGGDQIDLMITDYSMPGMNGAQLAKAALEINPALPILVATGYADLPPGAGIDLPRLGKPYTQDQLAFEIAKVLKF; translated from the coding sequence GTGACGCAAATTCCTGACCCGGTAACATCACTGGCCTTGGTCTTCACTCCGCAGGGGCGAGACGCGGATGTCGCAAACAGGCTGCTGGGGGAAATTGGCATCGCTTGTGCGATAGCGAGTGATCTTCCTCAATTCGCTCAATCGCTCAATGACGATACCTTTTTTGCGGTTGCAACGGAGGAGGCTCTTCGGTTTTCCGATCTGCGGCAGTTAACTTCCTGGATAAACAACCAGCCTAGCTGGTCCGATCTTCCATTCATTATTCTAACCCATCGCGGCGGTAGCCCCGAACGCAACCCTGCGGCGGCAAGACTGTCGGAGCTTTTCGGTAACGTGACGTTCCTGGAGCGGCCATTCAATGCTGTCACTTTTGCCAGCGTGGCCCGCACCGCAATTAGGGGACGGCGACGCCAGTACGAGGCACGCGCTCGGATTGAAGAGCTTCGCGAAGGAGAATCGCGTCTTCAAACAGCGCTTCTTGCCGGCCGGCTCGGAACCTGGGAACTTGAATTGGACAGCATGCGGTTTGCGGCGTCCGACACGTGCAAGGCAATTTTCGGACGTCCGGCCACTATGGCTTTTTCCTATGAGGAAGCGCTTTCAAGTATCCACGGGGATGACAAGGAGCGCGTCCTCAACGCCGTGAAGGAAAGCATCGATAGCGGCCGCGACTACGCCATAGACCATCGCACTCTATGGCCCGACGGCAGCGTTCACTGGACGGAAATCCGCGCTCGCGTCGTATCAGACAAAAGCGGCCATCCCGAACGTTTGGTTGGCGTGTCGTCGGATATCACTGACCGCAAACGCTACGAAGACCAGTTGCGGGACCTGAACGATACACTGGAAGAGCGCGTGGCTCAGCGAACGGCCGAGCTTAGCCGGGCGCATGATACACTCTTGGCTGAGGTGGCGCAGCGGGAGCGGGCTGAGCAGCATTTGCGCCACGCACAGAAGATGGAGGCAATCGGACAGCTCACAGGCGGTGTTGCCCACGATTTCAATAATCTTCTCATGGCCGTCATGGGCAATCTCGACCTGTTGAGAAAGCACCTGGCAAACAACCCAAAGGCGGCAAGGCTTCTGGAGGGTGCGATGCAGGGCGCCCGTCGTGGTGCGGCGCTGACGCAGCGCCTGCTCGCCTTCGCCAGGCGACAGGATCTTCAGGTCGAACCCGTTGATCTCGAAAAACTCATCCGCGGCATGACCGATCTTTTGGAGCGTTCCATCGGCTCGGCGATTGCTCTGCGATTGAATTTGACCAACGGGCTGCCGCACGCGCTGGTGGACGGCAATCAGGTGGAACTTGCCTTGCTCAACCTGGCTGTGAATGCGCGCGACGCGATGCCGGACGGTGGGTCACTCGTCGTGGAACTCGATCTTGCTCAATCAATGCCCGAGGATGGGCTAGCTTTGGGATCCTACCTTCGGATTTCAGTAACAGATACCGGGCATGGAATGGATGGCGAAACGCTCAAGAAAGCGATTGACCCCTTTTTCTCCACCAAGGAATTGGGGAAGGGTACTGGCTTGGGTTTATCGATGATTCATGGGCTTGCTGTCCAGTTGAACGGCAAATTTCAGTTGTTCAGCGCGCCTGGGCACGGAACCAAAGCGGAAATCTGGTTTCCTTCCACGACGCAGAAAATAGAGGATAAGGGGATGGACCTGACGCCAGCCCAGCCGGGCGTGACAGCAAGAGCAAAGATTCTGGTGGTTGACGACGACGCGCTTATCGCCATGAGCACCGTCGATATGTTGGAAGATCTCGGCCATGAGGTCCTTGAGGCAAATTCGGGCGCAAGGGCTCTGGAGCTTCTGGGTGGGGGCGATCAGATCGATCTGATGATTACGGATTATTCGATGCCGGGGATGAATGGCGCGCAACTCGCAAAGGCAGCATTGGAAATCAACCCTGCGCTTCCTATTCTGGTTGCAACCGGCTACGCCGATCTGCCTCCCGGTGCTGGAATAGATTTACCACGTCTTGGCAAGCCCTACACGCAAGATCAATTGGCATTTGAAATTGCCAAAGTCCTAAAGTTCTAG
- a CDS encoding ATPase domain-containing protein, whose product MSEDPNVEKAQTGVSGLDDILVGGLSKGHVFLLEGNPGTGKTTIALQFLIQGSEVGERGLYITLSETERELRAGAASHGLTIDESIEVFELAPPETLLDDDRQQSLLYSSDLELGETLKLILEAFERVKPSRVVLDSLSEIRLLAQSSLRYRRQILALKHFFARQSVTVLLLDDLTSDTLDKTVHSVVHGVIHLEELAPNYGPERRRLRVMKYRGQAFRGGYHDFTIKTGGVVVYPRLVASEHRTNFARVSLSSGIPALDALLGGGVELGSSTLILGPAGTGKSTFAFQFVASTIRRGQKAAVFVFDEELGLLFSRMRAMGIDLETMRESGDLHIEQLDAAELSPGEFAHRVRERVDSAQAKTVVIDSINGYQASMPEENALILHMHELLQYLNRQGTNTFLTVAQHGLVGDMKSPVDVTYLADTVVLLRYFEAAGKVRRAVSVIKKRTGYHEDTIREFGIGNKGLSFGEPLSSFQGVLRGVPTFVGTPGPLLNSSSASDANS is encoded by the coding sequence ATGAGTGAAGACCCCAACGTGGAAAAGGCGCAAACGGGAGTATCCGGGCTGGATGACATCTTGGTCGGCGGGCTTTCCAAAGGGCACGTGTTTTTGCTGGAAGGAAATCCTGGCACAGGGAAAACAACTATCGCCCTGCAATTTCTTATCCAAGGGAGTGAGGTTGGCGAGCGAGGCCTCTACATCACATTATCGGAAACCGAACGCGAATTGCGCGCGGGTGCGGCGTCGCATGGTCTGACAATCGATGAAAGCATTGAGGTTTTCGAGCTTGCCCCTCCCGAAACGCTTCTTGACGACGACAGGCAACAGAGCCTGCTGTACTCCTCAGACCTCGAGCTCGGCGAAACCCTAAAACTGATCCTCGAGGCATTCGAGCGTGTAAAGCCGAGCCGCGTTGTTCTCGACAGTTTGTCGGAAATCCGACTTTTGGCACAGAGCTCTCTCAGGTATCGTCGGCAAATTCTTGCGTTAAAACACTTTTTCGCCCGGCAAAGCGTAACAGTCCTGCTTCTCGATGACTTGACCTCGGATACCTTGGACAAGACCGTGCACAGTGTCGTTCACGGCGTCATTCATCTTGAAGAGCTGGCTCCTAATTACGGTCCGGAACGCCGCAGACTGCGGGTAATGAAATATCGCGGTCAGGCGTTTCGAGGCGGTTATCACGATTTCACGATCAAGACCGGTGGTGTTGTTGTCTACCCTCGTCTCGTAGCTTCTGAACACCGGACGAATTTTGCACGCGTGTCGTTGAGCAGCGGGATCCCTGCGCTTGACGCGCTGCTGGGTGGGGGTGTTGAACTGGGATCCAGCACGCTGATCTTAGGCCCCGCAGGTACCGGTAAAAGCACCTTTGCGTTTCAGTTCGTGGCATCGACTATTCGAAGGGGGCAGAAGGCGGCTGTCTTTGTTTTCGATGAAGAACTCGGTCTGTTGTTTTCACGCATGCGTGCCATGGGGATCGATCTGGAGACGATGCGAGAGTCGGGTGATCTCCATATCGAGCAACTTGATGCAGCGGAACTTTCTCCTGGTGAGTTTGCCCATCGCGTCCGTGAGCGCGTGGATAGTGCCCAGGCAAAGACCGTGGTGATCGACAGTATCAACGGCTATCAAGCCTCCATGCCGGAGGAGAACGCACTCATTCTCCACATGCATGAACTGCTTCAATATTTGAACAGGCAGGGCACCAATACGTTTCTGACCGTTGCTCAACATGGCCTGGTTGGCGATATGAAGTCGCCTGTGGATGTGACCTATTTGGCCGATACCGTTGTTTTGCTCCGGTATTTCGAGGCGGCTGGCAAGGTGCGGCGGGCGGTTTCCGTCATCAAGAAGCGAACCGGATACCACGAGGACACAATCCGCGAGTTCGGTATAGGCAACAAGGGGTTGTCGTTTGGTGAACCCCTATCCAGTTTCCAAGGTGTGCTGAGGGGGGTGCCGACGTTTGTAGGCACGCCAGGGCCGCTGCTGAATTCCTCAAGCGCGAGTGACGCAAATTCCTGA
- a CDS encoding DUF938 domain-containing protein — MPPEKKDRSPVALEQRDVSADQRMFSPSLVRNSAPILAVLKRVVPTRGAVLEIGCGTGEHAVCFAGAMPNLTWQPSDPDADARTSTSSWIKFAGLKNVLAPRDIDVCSGHWGVEQTGHFDAIVSINMIHIAPWAASLGLFAGAGRLLHAGGLLLLYGPFMRDGAHNAPSNAAFDAALKERNPSWGVRDIADLEQVGEAAGLNLRETIEMPTNNMLLVFSSGGA; from the coding sequence ATGCCCCCAGAGAAGAAGGACCGTTCGCCTGTTGCGCTGGAACAGCGCGACGTAAGCGCCGACCAGCGCATGTTCTCGCCTTCCCTTGTACGAAATTCGGCGCCGATCCTCGCGGTCCTAAAACGTGTTGTTCCAACACGTGGCGCCGTGCTGGAGATTGGATGCGGGACCGGCGAGCACGCCGTGTGTTTTGCGGGAGCAATGCCCAACCTCACCTGGCAGCCGAGCGATCCGGATGCCGACGCCCGCACCAGCACGTCTAGCTGGATCAAATTCGCAGGGCTGAAGAATGTGCTGGCACCGCGGGATATTGATGTGTGCTCAGGACACTGGGGCGTCGAACAAACGGGGCATTTTGACGCCATCGTGTCGATCAATATGATCCATATCGCGCCATGGGCGGCAAGCTTAGGATTGTTCGCAGGAGCTGGCCGTTTGCTTCACGCTGGTGGGCTTCTTCTTCTCTACGGCCCATTCATGCGCGACGGGGCACACAACGCCCCCTCGAACGCTGCTTTCGACGCGGCTCTAAAGGAGCGCAACCCATCCTGGGGTGTGCGTGATATCGCTGATCTTGAACAAGTGGGTGAGGCCGCTGGACTTAATCTCCGCGAGACGATCGAGATGCCTACCAACAATATGTTGCTGGTCTTCTCCAGCGGTGGTGCCTGA